Proteins co-encoded in one Oreochromis aureus strain Israel breed Guangdong linkage group 3, ZZ_aureus, whole genome shotgun sequence genomic window:
- the LOC120437654 gene encoding uncharacterized protein LOC120437654, with the protein MSRGWAWKGFWADAPYFGAQTKEERKHTHISHGKPAYEMDQTNPDWVPTLHMNSEKRRRTQGQQQRALVGGRKAEKASTEEIRRKMRLDVFNRRQTAKLKRITQIKLSAEDIPPRDPAAKDAGPTTLDGQRRLIKGAVPTLFQWNRYKVEPPRSSVWERTERSPELVHPGDQGQHSVTTDHDYCSFPEPSAEDLSKDLESLRKEIQELRVQREFGLQRFAGSDTDIQFYTRFPSYNHLMAFWVLIEPCIYKMIQASGAKSAATTDEEVLTPARTQTRQLLQPVDEFFLFLVFLSVGLKERDLAHRFNIHQSTVSRIIATWTSFLATALGSQCIWLTRAEVQAYLPKEFKGFSDTQVILDCTELRCQTPSSPLLQSETYSSYKSHCTMKALVGIAPHGPVTFISDLYAGSVSDKELFKQSGIAEKLTEDMAVMVDKGFLINDCCKCKVYRPPFLSKQKKNQVKETQATVRLRIHVERVIRRIKQNKLFDGIITMSPVYNINQLFAVACMLSNYQNTALVKKTG; encoded by the exons ATGTCACGcgggtgggcgtggaaaggcTTTTGGGCTGATGCGCCATATTTCGGGGCTCAAACGAAAGAGGAGcgaaagcacacacacatcagcCATG GGAAGCCTGCCTATGAAATGGAtcaaacaaatccagactgggtaCCAACGCTACACATGAACTCCGAAAAAAGACGACGAACGCAAGGACAACAACAAAGAGCACTAGTCGGAG GCAGAAAGGCAGAGAAGGCATCTACAGAGGAgataagaagaaaaatgagaCTGGATGTGTTCAACAGAAGACAGACAGCAAAGCTAAAACGGATAACACAAATCAAGCTATCTGCAGAAGACATCCCTCCAAG GGACCCAGCAGCCAAGGATGCAGGACCAACAACCCTTGATGGTCAAAGGCGGCTTATTAAAGGTGCTGTCCCGACACTTTTTCAGTGGAATAGATATAAAGTTGAACCGCCGCGGAGTAGTGTTTGGGAGAGAACGGAGCGATCCCCTGAACTAGTTCATCCTGGGGATCAAGGTCAGCACAGTGTTACAACAGATCATGACTACTGCTCATTTCCTGAGCCGTCAGCAGAAGACCTGTCCAAAGACCTGGAGAGTCTGAGGAAGGAAATACAGGAGTTACGTGTCCAGCGAGAGTTTGGGTTACAGCGGTTTGCTGGTTCCGACACTGACATCCAATTCTATACCAG ATTTCCAAGCTATAATCATTTGATGGCATTCTGGGTTTTGATTGAGCCTTGCATCTATAAAATGATCCAGGCTTCAGGAGCCAAGTCAGCTGCCACCACGGACGAAGAAGTGTTGACACCTGCACGCACACAAACG AGGCAGCTGCTCCAGCCAGTCGACGAGTTCTTTCTTTTCCTGGTTTTCCTGTCTGTTGGTTTGAAGGAGAGGGACCTGGCTCATCGATTCAACATACACCAGTCCACAGTGAGCCGCATCATTGCAACATGGACAAGTTTTCTTGCCACTGCACTGGGGTCTCAGTGCATCTGGCTTACACGTGCAGAAGTGCAAGCTTACCTCCCTAAGGAATTCAAAGGTTTCTCAGACACCCAGGTGATCCTTGACTGTACAGAGCTGAGGTGTCAGACACCATCCTCACCACTTCTCCAGAGTGAAACGTACTCTTCATACAAATCCCACTGCACGATGAAAGCCCTGGTTGGCATAGCTCCACATGGTCCAGTCACATTCATCTCTGATCTGTACGCAGGTTCGGTTAGTGATAAGGAACTATTCAAACAATCAGGCATTGCTGAGAAGTTGACAGAAGACATGGCAGTGATGGTAGATAAGGGCTTCCTGATCAACGATTGTTGTAAATGCAAAGTGTACCGCCCACCTTTTCTATCcaagcagaagaagaaccaGGTTAAGGAGACACAGGCCACAGTCAGACTCAGGATACATGTGGAGCGAGTCATTAGGAGGATCAAACAGAACAAACTTTTTGATGGCATCATCACCATGTCACCTGTTTACAATATCAACCAACTGTTTGCAGTAGCATGTATGCTGTCAAATTACCAGAACACAGCATTAGTGAAAAAAACAGGTTAA